A genomic stretch from Helianthus annuus cultivar XRQ/B chromosome 1, HanXRQr2.0-SUNRISE, whole genome shotgun sequence includes:
- the LOC110928611 gene encoding protein DOG1-like 4, with amino-acid sequence MTKPENTPRQIFNGIFDCWLCELNTILEQLVTAANSNNCNDNKGDSGSVLHLLIIQSIGHYEEYYKMKSDAEKGDIISLFAPAWLTSLEDASLWIAGWRPTTVIHLLYSKSGIQLEASLANLIPLFTAGDLGDLNLIQLNRVEELQKKTVRAERRIGEKIAKVQESAADTSMVDLSNAISEMIREENEDGVMDHNGRVESMLEPKTGALEEVVHMADGLRMKTLKAVIEILTPIQGVYFLIAVAELRLRVHDWGLKRDGD; translated from the exons ATGACCAAACCCGAAAATACCCCGCGCCAGATCTTCAACGGCATCTTTGACTGCTGGCTTTGCGAGCTAAACACCATCCTAGAACAGTTAGTCACGGCCGCGAATAGCAACAATTGCAATGACAATAAAGGCGATTCGGGTTCGGTTTTGCACCTGCTGATCATTCAATCAATAGGGCACTACGAGGAGTACTACAAGATGAAATCAGATGCAGAAAAAGGAGACATTATTTCATTGTTCGCGCCTGCGTGGCTGACCTCCCTGGAGGATGCCTCTTTGTGGATCGCTGGATGGCGACCCACGACGGTCATCCACTTGTTGTATTCAAAATCAG GTATCCAGCTTGAGGCTAGTCTAGCTAACCTAATTCCTCTATTCACCGCGGGTGATTTAGGAGATTTGAATTTGATTCAACTCAATCGAGTCGAAGAATTACAAAAGAAAACCGTTCGTGCAGAGAGAAGGATAGGTGAGAAAATAGCGAAGGTGCAGGAATCGGCTGCGGACACGTCCATGGTGGATCTCTCCAACGCGATTTCGGAGATGATCAGGGAAGAGAATGAAGATGGGGTGATGGACCATAATGGTAGAGTGGAATCAATGCTGGAGCCGAAGACGGGTGCGTTGGAAGAGGTGGTACATATGGCGGATGGTCTAAGGATGAAGACGTTGAAGGCGGTTATCGAGATTCTGACACCGATCCAGGGGGTGTACTTTTTGATCGCTGTAGCAGAGCTTCGTCTTCGGGTACACGATTGGGGGTTAAAGAGGGACGGTGACTAA